From one uncultured Paludibacter sp. genomic stretch:
- a CDS encoding conserved exported hypothetical protein (Evidence 4 : Unknown function but conserved in other organisms), translating to MKNTKGMKIFLMLLFTMFIFPVFSQPNNDWKLVWKDEFDVNGKLNDEYWNFEHGFVRNNEAQWYQEENTSCKNGILIIEARHEKKANSNYQVGSNNWRKNREFADYTSSSINTRGKKEFLYGRFEIRARIDTLEGLWPAIWTLGVEGQWARNGEIDIMECYPINGTSHILANVATGTEKEYVAKWDSKTIPVKNFVDKDKNWIKKFHIWRMDWDKDYIRLFLDDELLNTVSVEKMKNPDGSQPFHQPHYILLNLAIGGNNGGDPSHTKFPSRYEIDYVRVYQK from the coding sequence ATGAAAAATACAAAAGGAATGAAAATATTCTTAATGCTTTTATTTACGATGTTTATCTTTCCCGTATTTTCTCAACCTAATAATGATTGGAAACTTGTTTGGAAAGATGAATTTGATGTAAATGGAAAATTGAATGATGAATATTGGAATTTTGAGCATGGCTTTGTCAGAAACAACGAAGCGCAATGGTATCAAGAAGAAAATACTTCTTGTAAAAACGGTATCTTAATTATTGAAGCGCGACACGAAAAAAAAGCAAATTCTAATTATCAAGTCGGTTCAAATAATTGGAGAAAAAACCGGGAATTTGCAGACTATACATCATCAAGCATAAATACAAGAGGCAAGAAAGAATTCTTATACGGTCGTTTTGAGATTCGTGCGCGTATCGATACGCTCGAAGGACTTTGGCCTGCAATATGGACGTTGGGTGTAGAAGGTCAGTGGGCTCGCAATGGCGAAATTGATATAATGGAATGTTATCCGATAAATGGAACTTCACATATTTTGGCAAACGTAGCTACAGGAACCGAAAAAGAATATGTTGCAAAGTGGGACAGTAAAACAATACCGGTAAAAAATTTTGTTGACAAAGACAAAAATTGGATAAAGAAATTTCATATATGGCGAATGGATTGGGACAAAGATTATATTCGTCTCTTTTTAGATGATGAATTATTAAACACTGTTTCCGTAGAAAAAATGAAAAATCCTGACGGTTCACAACCATTTCATCAGCCACATTATATTCTTCTAAATTTAGCGATTGGTGGGAATAATGGAGGCGATCCTTCTCATACAAAGTTTCCTTCTCGATATGAGATAGATTATGTACGCGTATATCAAAAGTGA
- the purU gene encoding Formyltetrahydrofolate deformylase gives MNKNENVAVLLIHCPDKPGILATVTEFINQHKGNILYLDQYVNREEKVFFMRIEWDLTQFQIPKDKIEEYFSTLIAVRFSMNFRLYFSDTKPRMAIFVSKLSHCLYDLLSRYAAGEWNVEIPLIISNHPDMEPVAKQFGIDYYVFPITKENKAEQEAKELELLKKHKITFCVLARYMQVLSPEFIQNYPNKVINIHHSFLPAFAGAKPYHAAHERGVKIIGATSHYVTTDLDAGPIIEQDVTRISHKDNIDELVRKGRDLEKIVLSRAVGKHIERKILAYKNSTVVFE, from the coding sequence ATGAATAAGAATGAAAATGTTGCCGTATTGTTGATTCACTGTCCGGATAAGCCGGGAATTTTGGCTACTGTTACCGAATTTATCAACCAACACAAAGGAAATATACTATATCTTGACCAATACGTTAATCGTGAAGAGAAAGTGTTTTTTATGCGTATTGAATGGGATTTGACACAGTTTCAGATCCCGAAGGACAAAATTGAAGAATATTTTTCAACATTGATTGCTGTACGTTTCTCTATGAACTTCCGACTTTATTTTTCGGATACTAAACCAAGAATGGCTATTTTCGTATCGAAATTATCACATTGTTTGTACGATTTATTGTCGCGTTATGCAGCAGGTGAGTGGAACGTAGAAATACCGCTTATTATTAGTAATCATCCCGATATGGAACCTGTTGCCAAGCAATTTGGAATAGACTATTACGTTTTTCCCATCACGAAAGAAAATAAAGCGGAACAGGAAGCAAAAGAATTAGAATTGCTGAAAAAACATAAAATCACATTTTGCGTGTTAGCGCGATATATGCAGGTGCTGTCGCCTGAGTTTATTCAAAATTATCCGAATAAAGTTATAAATATCCATCACTCGTTTCTACCGGCATTTGCAGGGGCAAAACCTTATCATGCAGCACACGAACGCGGTGTGAAAATTATAGGCGCCACCAGTCATTATGTTACTACAGATTTGGATGCCGGTCCTATTATTGAACAAGATGTAACTCGCATTTCGCACAAGGATAATATTGATGAACTTGTTCGGAAAGGGCGCGATTTGGAAAAAATTGTTCTTTCACGTGCTGTAGGAAAACATATTGAACGAAAAATTTTGGCATACAAAAACAGTACGGTGGTTTTTGAATAA
- a CDS encoding transposase, whose translation MENRNSSHTVSNLSVHIVWITKYRYHVLRGDIQSRCRDLIIQTCNSENVKILKGVVSKDHVHIHVEYPPSLSISVLVKKLKGRTSHLLQQEYPELKKRYWGQHFWSVGYGAWSIGRITDEMVQEYLDHHKDKPNTPTDGWILE comes from the coding sequence ATGGAAAATAGGAATAGTTCTCACACAGTAAGCAATTTGAGTGTTCATATCGTTTGGATAACAAAATATCGTTATCACGTTTTGCGAGGTGATATACAATCTCGTTGCCGTGATTTGATAATTCAGACGTGTAATAGTGAAAATGTAAAGATATTAAAAGGGGTAGTAAGTAAAGATCATGTTCACATTCATGTTGAATATCCTCCCTCTTTGAGCATAAGTGTATTAGTGAAAAAGTTGAAAGGTCGCACTTCTCATCTTTTACAACAAGAGTATCCAGAGTTGAAGAAGCGTTATTGGGGTCAACATTTTTGGTCAGTAGGTTATGGTGCTTGGAGTATTGGGAGAATAACAGATGAAATGGTACAAGAATATCTTGATCATCATAAGGACAAACCCAATACTCCAACAGATGGTTGGATATTAGAATGA
- a CDS encoding conserved exported hypothetical protein (Evidence 4 : Unknown function but conserved in other organisms): protein MKKIILTLAASLMLFSAFAASKKSITPPELWMFGPVNIYKPVMLDSTDVKGNKYTDENLLSTNINFPEQQKFTTVLRPDTTGYYNLPKAENNAFYLISFYISGNKYGKGKITVKSPDRFELYIDDKKEADKKTVEDTLKNAKSADADLKGDINGARIMLKLLAQPQSKISTTFQLTITPDEKDTANHYFVSNSFLRRMTIEDVLVGKRVTSTSISPSGRFILMKFTTTNEDGKTQKSVQIFDTKQKKNILDEIDNRNQLDWMPKSDKLYYFESDDEGFNMYLFDPLNADKKLIAKNIPFENFTISPDEKTLYYTKKQTWEEKTPEGLTRLFSPEDRQDYYRNRYQIYQYQIENGISQQITFGKNSSRIQDISKDGKYLLFSVSEENLTQRPFSKMSLYKLNLETMRSETIWKDNFFVSGVEFSPDGKQLLIAGAPEAFDGIGINIEKGQTSNTYDTQSYIMDLSTKKVEPITKKFNPSIESQSWNPLDNCIYFRVEEKDYLNVYRYTPVTKKFEKLPLKEDLIKTFSLAENGFYASYTGSSAKNSLRAYVLNLKDLKSELVSDPYAERLSKLDLGEIKDWNFINETGDTIQGRFYLPPHFDPLKKYPMIVYYYGGTSPTQRTFESTYPLNVYAAMDYVVYAINPSGTTGFGQKFSARHVNAWGKYTADEIIEGTQQFVASHPYVDGKKVGCIGASYGGFMTQYLLTKTDIFAAGVSHAGISALSSYWGEGFWGYTYSAGASAGSYPWNNPKLYTEQSPLFNADKINTPLLLLHGTADTNVPPGESIQMYTALKLLGKPVEFIQVKDENHIILNFQKRINWNHSIYAWFAKWLKDDSTWWKELYPESK, encoded by the coding sequence ATGAAAAAAATCATTCTAACCCTTGCCGCTTCTTTAATGCTCTTTTCGGCTTTTGCCGCTTCTAAAAAATCAATCACTCCTCCCGAACTTTGGATGTTTGGACCGGTTAATATTTACAAGCCCGTAATGCTCGACAGTACCGATGTGAAAGGAAATAAATATACCGATGAAAATTTACTTTCCACTAATATTAATTTCCCTGAACAGCAGAAGTTTACAACCGTTCTCCGTCCTGATACAACCGGATATTACAATTTACCGAAAGCGGAAAATAATGCATTTTATTTAATTTCATTTTATATTTCAGGAAATAAATACGGAAAAGGTAAAATCACGGTAAAATCGCCCGACCGTTTTGAATTATATATTGACGACAAAAAAGAAGCCGACAAAAAAACGGTGGAAGATACGCTGAAAAACGCTAAATCTGCCGATGCCGATTTGAAAGGAGATATAAATGGTGCAAGAATTATGTTGAAACTTCTGGCGCAACCACAATCCAAAATTTCAACTACGTTTCAATTGACTATTACTCCGGATGAAAAAGATACGGCAAATCATTATTTTGTTTCAAACAGCTTTTTAAGACGAATGACGATTGAAGACGTGCTGGTTGGAAAACGCGTAACATCCACTTCCATTTCTCCAAGCGGACGATTTATTTTAATGAAATTTACTACTACGAATGAAGATGGAAAAACGCAAAAATCCGTTCAAATTTTCGATACAAAACAGAAAAAAAATATTTTAGACGAAATTGATAACAGAAATCAGTTGGATTGGATGCCAAAATCAGACAAACTGTATTATTTTGAAAGCGACGATGAAGGTTTCAATATGTATTTATTTGATCCGTTAAATGCTGATAAAAAACTGATAGCCAAAAATATACCTTTCGAGAACTTTACAATTTCTCCCGATGAAAAAACACTGTATTACACAAAAAAACAAACTTGGGAAGAAAAAACTCCTGAAGGATTAACCCGTTTGTTTTCTCCTGAAGACCGTCAGGATTATTATCGCAATCGTTATCAAATTTATCAGTATCAAATAGAAAACGGCATTTCGCAGCAAATCACATTCGGAAAAAATTCTTCACGTATTCAAGACATAAGTAAAGACGGTAAATATTTATTGTTTTCTGTAAGCGAAGAAAATTTAACCCAACGACCTTTTTCTAAAATGTCTCTTTATAAATTGAATTTGGAAACAATGCGTTCTGAAACAATTTGGAAAGACAATTTTTTCGTAAGCGGAGTTGAATTTTCTCCCGACGGAAAACAACTTTTAATCGCAGGTGCGCCCGAAGCTTTTGATGGAATCGGAATAAATATTGAGAAAGGACAAACATCCAACACATACGATACACAATCGTATATTATGGATTTATCAACGAAAAAAGTAGAACCAATCACAAAAAAATTCAATCCTTCCATCGAATCTCAATCGTGGAATCCGTTGGATAATTGTATTTATTTCAGAGTAGAAGAAAAAGATTATCTAAATGTATATCGTTACACACCTGTAACTAAAAAATTTGAAAAACTCCCTTTAAAAGAAGATTTAATCAAAACTTTTAGTTTAGCGGAAAACGGTTTTTATGCAAGCTATACCGGCTCAAGCGCAAAAAATTCTTTACGCGCTTATGTTTTGAATTTGAAGGACTTAAAATCAGAGTTAGTTTCCGATCCTTATGCAGAAAGACTTTCAAAATTGGATTTGGGAGAAATAAAAGATTGGAATTTTATAAACGAAACAGGCGATACCATTCAGGGACGCTTTTATCTTCCTCCACATTTCGACCCGCTGAAAAAATATCCGATGATTGTGTATTATTATGGTGGAACAAGTCCTACACAACGTACATTTGAGAGCACTTATCCTTTAAATGTATATGCAGCTATGGACTATGTAGTTTATGCGATAAATCCAAGCGGAACAACCGGTTTCGGGCAAAAATTTTCGGCACGCCACGTAAATGCGTGGGGTAAATATACAGCTGACGAAATTATAGAAGGAACACAGCAATTCGTAGCATCACATCCTTATGTTGACGGTAAAAAAGTAGGTTGTATCGGCGCTTCGTATGGAGGATTTATGACACAATATTTACTTACAAAAACCGATATTTTTGCCGCAGGAGTTTCACACGCGGGAATCAGCGCTTTATCAAGTTATTGGGGCGAAGGTTTTTGGGGGTACACATACAGCGCAGGCGCAAGTGCGGGAAGTTATCCGTGGAATAATCCGAAACTTTATACGGAACAAAGTCCGTTGTTCAATGCTGACAAAATAAACACTCCTCTCCTACTTTTACACGGAACTGCCGATACCAATGTTCCTCCCGGAGAAAGTATTCAAATGTACACCGCATTAAAATTACTCGGAAAACCTGTAGAATTTATCCAAGTAAAAGACGAAAATCACATTATTCTTAACTTCCAAAAACGAATTAACTGGAATCATAGTATTTACGCTTGGTTTGCAAAATGGTTGAAAGATGATTCTACTTGGTGGAAAGAATTATATCCGGAAAGTAAGTAA
- the hisC gene encoding Histidinol-phosphate aminotransferase, whose translation MKTMKNTQDKNSSNKNLNKTKLPLQGAGGQTLLRKNISSLKPYSCARDEFKGEASVYLDANENPYNAPYNRYPDPLQLEVKEQISKIKNVPVEKIFLGNGSDEAIDLVYRAFCEPRIDNVVAIEPTYGMYKVCADINDVEYRKVLLNNNFQFTAEELLAKTDENTKVIWLCSPNNPTSNSLKREEIIKTVENFQGIVVLDEAYIDFSSQKSFSSELEKYPNLIVLQTFSKAWGNAGVRLGLAYASEEIIAVFNKIKYPYNVNILTQKHILEILKDENQIKNWVEILLKERTRLAENLSKLSLVQKIYPTDANFVLVKVENANDIYNKLVTKGIIVRNRNTVSLCMGCLRITVGTPKENDTLIEELIKINL comes from the coding sequence TTGAAAACAATGAAAAATACTCAGGATAAAAATTCTTCAAATAAAAATTTAAATAAAACCAAACTCCCCCTTCAGGGAGCTGGGGGGCAGACTTTGTTACGCAAAAATATTTCCTCATTAAAACCCTACTCCTGCGCTCGAGACGAGTTTAAAGGAGAAGCATCGGTGTATTTGGATGCCAACGAAAATCCGTACAATGCGCCTTACAATCGCTATCCAGACCCATTGCAATTGGAAGTGAAGGAGCAAATTTCAAAAATTAAAAATGTTCCTGTTGAAAAAATTTTTCTTGGAAATGGCAGCGATGAAGCAATTGATTTGGTTTACAGAGCTTTTTGCGAACCGCGAATAGACAATGTCGTAGCGATTGAACCCACGTATGGTATGTACAAGGTTTGCGCCGATATTAACGATGTTGAATATCGTAAAGTTCTCTTAAACAATAATTTTCAATTTACTGCGGAAGAATTATTAGCGAAAACCGATGAAAACACCAAAGTAATTTGGCTTTGTTCGCCAAACAATCCTACGAGCAACAGCTTAAAAAGAGAAGAAATTATTAAAACAGTGGAAAATTTTCAGGGAATTGTAGTATTGGACGAGGCATATATTGATTTTTCATCACAAAAAAGTTTTTCATCCGAACTCGAAAAATATCCGAATTTAATCGTTCTTCAAACGTTCTCTAAAGCATGGGGAAATGCAGGAGTTCGACTGGGGTTGGCTTACGCATCGGAAGAGATTATAGCCGTTTTCAATAAAATAAAATACCCGTACAATGTAAATATTCTTACCCAAAAACATATTCTTGAAATATTGAAAGACGAAAATCAAATCAAGAATTGGGTTGAAATTTTATTAAAAGAACGCACAAGATTAGCAGAAAATCTTTCCAAACTATCTTTAGTGCAAAAAATATATCCTACCGATGCCAATTTTGTTTTGGTGAAAGTAGAAAATGCAAACGATATTTATAACAAACTGGTAACCAAAGGAATAATTGTTAGAAACAGAAATACAGTTTCATTATGTATGGGTTGTTTGAGAATTACTGTAGGCACGCCGAAAGAAAATGATACGTTGATTGAAGAATTAATAAAAATAAATTTATAA
- a CDS encoding Phosphate-selective porin O and P — translation MKRSLFLSLLFFIALGNSFAAETDSLKKFSPKIEGTIRAKYEYNTSVEAHRFQVRNARFSINGNFSPIVFYKAEIDLSDEGETKMLDAYIRMKPSDWFTFTLGQQKIPFSTDNLRSPHQLYFANRSFIGKQITGLRDVGATVMFSDKHFTPLSLQLGVYNGEGLYNQQEWKKEMCYVARFEIFPVKELEISLNYNSIKPEYYRMHFFDIGAYLQVDGWHFDTEFVYKEYEQNFFTSTKAFFIFGAYDIKINKPNLSKITPLARYDMMTDNNKGYVNSNGEYVADYIARSRFTGGLTLSLNKPFLNDIRLNYEKYFYGDGITNKDDKFVAEFVVRF, via the coding sequence ATGAAACGTTCTTTATTTTTATCACTGTTATTTTTTATTGCTCTTGGAAATAGTTTTGCAGCTGAAACAGACTCATTAAAAAAATTCTCACCAAAAATTGAAGGTACTATTCGTGCAAAATACGAATATAACACAAGCGTAGAAGCACACAGATTTCAGGTTCGTAATGCGCGCTTTAGCATAAACGGGAATTTTAGTCCTATAGTGTTTTACAAAGCAGAAATCGATCTTTCTGATGAAGGAGAAACAAAAATGCTTGATGCATATATACGTATGAAACCTTCCGATTGGTTTACTTTTACGCTGGGACAGCAAAAAATTCCTTTTAGTACCGATAATCTTCGTTCTCCTCATCAACTTTATTTTGCAAACCGTTCATTTATTGGGAAACAAATCACCGGACTTCGTGATGTTGGAGCTACCGTTATGTTTTCCGATAAACATTTTACACCCTTATCTTTACAATTAGGCGTTTATAATGGAGAGGGACTTTACAATCAACAGGAATGGAAAAAGGAAATGTGCTACGTTGCACGGTTTGAGATTTTTCCTGTTAAAGAATTAGAAATCAGTTTAAACTATAATTCTATTAAACCTGAATACTATCGAATGCATTTTTTTGACATAGGCGCATATTTACAAGTTGATGGATGGCATTTTGATACAGAGTTTGTTTATAAAGAATACGAACAGAATTTCTTTACTTCGACCAAGGCTTTTTTTATTTTTGGAGCGTATGACATCAAAATAAATAAACCAAATTTATCAAAAATAACTCCGTTGGCGCGTTATGATATGATGACCGATAATAACAAAGGTTACGTAAATTCAAACGGAGAATATGTAGCGGATTACATTGCACGCTCACGTTTTACGGGAGGATTGACATTAAGTTTAAATAAACCCTTTTTGAATGATATACGTTTAAATTACGAAAAATATTTTTATGGTGACGGAATTACAAATAAAGATGATAAATTTGTAGCTGAATTTGTTGTAAGATTTTAA
- a CDS encoding HAD-superfamily hydrolase, subfamily IA, variant 3, with translation MIEGAIQFYLEKHNFNTFNLKAVLFDMDGVLYDSMRHHSEAWVKAMIESGLPFTHYDAYINEGRTGTATINSVFVKLNGREAAEDEKQAIYALKSKYFEELGEPIQMPYAYDILKKLKAKGLKIMVVTGSAQPLLIESLTLHFPDMFTKDDVISAFDVSNGKPHPEPYLKALERAGIKPWEAVVIENAPMGVLASSTAQIFTIGVNTGPLEPVILTQNGANIVLLSMKELFEKWDEFHFEKTYKMK, from the coding sequence ATGATAGAAGGGGCGATCCAATTTTACCTTGAAAAACACAATTTTAATACATTCAATCTTAAAGCAGTTCTTTTTGATATGGATGGAGTACTATACGATTCAATGAGACACCATTCAGAAGCCTGGGTAAAAGCGATGATAGAATCAGGATTACCTTTTACGCATTACGACGCTTATATAAATGAAGGCAGAACAGGCACCGCGACTATTAATAGTGTTTTCGTAAAATTAAATGGACGTGAAGCGGCAGAAGATGAAAAACAGGCTATTTATGCTTTAAAATCAAAATATTTTGAAGAACTCGGAGAACCTATACAAATGCCTTACGCTTATGATATATTGAAGAAACTCAAAGCAAAAGGATTAAAAATTATGGTAGTAACCGGTTCTGCCCAGCCTTTGCTTATTGAAAGTTTAACTTTACATTTTCCGGATATGTTCACCAAAGACGATGTTATTTCCGCTTTTGATGTTTCCAATGGGAAACCTCATCCTGAGCCTTATTTAAAAGCATTGGAAAGAGCCGGAATAAAACCGTGGGAGGCTGTAGTTATTGAAAATGCACCTATGGGAGTTTTGGCGTCATCTACAGCACAAATTTTTACCATTGGAGTAAATACAGGACCATTGGAACCCGTAATTTTAACTCAAAATGGAGCAAATATAGTACTTTTAAGCATGAAAGAACTTTTTGAGAAATGGGATGAATTTCATTTTGAGAAAACATATAAAATGAAATAA
- the hisD gene encoding bifunctional histidinal dehydrogenase and histidinol dehydrogenase (Evidence 2a : Function from experimental evidences in other organisms; PubMedId : 11842181, 2194167, 3018428, 3062174, 6246067, 9298646; Product type e : enzyme), producing METVKYPSKEQWMELVKRPVFDYSTLFEKVQNILDNVKSNGDSALIKYTKEFDKVEIDSLEVTKQEIEDAVNSIPIPLKEAIEMARRNIWKFHNEQIFESKEIQTSPGVYCWQKAVPIEKVGLYIPGGSAPLFSTVLMLAIPAQIAECKEIILCTPPNSEGKIHPAILYAAKVSGVHRIFKVGGTQAIAAMAYGTQTVPKVYKIFGPGNQYVTAAKQLVSLKDAAIDMPAGPSEVMIIADETANPAYVAADMLSQAEHGADSQAILVTVNEEFCDLVKEQIELQLEALPRKEFAKKALEHSKIIVFKTLEEAVEFSNEYAPEHLIISTRYHMGVSEYITNAGSVFLGNYAPESAGDYVSGTNHTLPTNGYAKMYSGVNLDSYTRKITFQQLTPEGLTNISNAIILMAENEGLTAHANAVNVRLEKE from the coding sequence ATGGAAACAGTTAAATATCCTTCCAAAGAGCAATGGATGGAATTGGTAAAACGTCCTGTATTTGATTATTCTACATTATTTGAAAAGGTTCAAAACATACTCGATAATGTAAAATCTAACGGAGATAGCGCCTTAATAAAATACACCAAAGAATTCGATAAGGTTGAAATTGATTCATTAGAAGTTACCAAACAAGAAATTGAGGACGCCGTAAATTCCATTCCAATTCCATTAAAAGAAGCCATTGAAATGGCGCGCCGTAATATTTGGAAATTTCACAACGAACAAATTTTTGAGTCGAAAGAAATACAAACTTCACCCGGCGTTTATTGTTGGCAAAAAGCTGTTCCTATCGAAAAAGTTGGATTATATATTCCGGGAGGAAGCGCGCCGCTTTTTTCAACAGTATTGATGTTGGCAATTCCGGCACAAATTGCAGAATGTAAAGAAATTATACTTTGTACACCGCCTAATTCTGAAGGAAAAATTCATCCCGCAATATTATACGCGGCAAAAGTTTCAGGCGTTCACAGAATTTTCAAAGTGGGCGGAACACAAGCTATTGCAGCTATGGCTTACGGAACACAAACTGTGCCTAAAGTTTATAAAATTTTTGGTCCCGGAAATCAATATGTAACCGCAGCCAAACAACTTGTTTCGTTAAAAGATGCAGCCATCGATATGCCTGCCGGACCTTCTGAAGTTATGATTATTGCAGACGAAACAGCAAATCCGGCTTATGTTGCAGCCGATATGCTTTCACAAGCGGAACACGGCGCTGACAGTCAAGCAATTTTAGTTACCGTAAACGAAGAATTTTGTGATTTGGTTAAAGAACAAATTGAACTTCAGTTAGAAGCCCTTCCCAGAAAAGAATTTGCAAAAAAAGCGTTGGAGCACAGCAAAATAATTGTATTTAAAACGTTGGAGGAAGCTGTTGAATTCTCAAACGAATATGCTCCGGAACATTTAATTATCTCTACACGATATCATATGGGCGTTTCGGAATATATTACCAACGCAGGTTCGGTATTTTTAGGAAATTACGCACCAGAAAGCGCCGGCGATTATGTTTCGGGAACAAATCATACACTTCCTACCAATGGCTATGCTAAAATGTACAGTGGCGTAAATTTGGACAGTTATACGCGTAAAATTACCTTTCAACAACTCACTCCGGAAGGTTTGACAAATATTAGTAATGCTATTATTTTGATGGCTGAAAATGAAGGACTTACAGCGCACGCCAATGCCGTAAATGTGAGATTGGAAAAGGAATAA
- a CDS encoding exported hypothetical protein (Evidence 5 : Unknown function), which translates to MKKLFLFLIMAFTLGFLSCNLGDGYSENTPSIFFNNPAKLNSDSLLYFKNTSDINIVRIDSLHVGDTLKISVIMNAYYNQLTEFDYNVNDSTAIKTQIPDSLKGLFKSLNYKTGRFLFNNNYSLVVLPVDLIALKSSDSIAYTFGVYSDVTKITNMALIGLKTKIKP; encoded by the coding sequence ATGAAAAAATTATTTTTATTTCTAATAATGGCTTTTACTCTCGGTTTTCTTTCTTGCAATTTAGGAGACGGGTATTCGGAAAACACCCCTTCAATTTTTTTTAATAATCCGGCAAAATTAAACTCCGATAGTCTTTTATACTTTAAAAACACTAGTGATATCAATATTGTACGCATTGATTCTTTACATGTAGGTGACACCTTAAAAATAAGTGTAATAATGAATGCGTATTATAATCAATTGACTGAATTTGATTATAACGTAAATGACTCTACTGCAATAAAAACACAAATTCCAGATTCTTTAAAAGGTTTATTTAAAAGTTTGAATTATAAAACCGGCAGATTTTTATTCAATAATAATTACTCCTTGGTAGTATTGCCGGTAGATTTAATTGCATTAAAATCGTCAGATTCAATAGCATATACATTTGGTGTCTATTCCGATGTTACTAAAATTACAAATATGGCTCTTATCGGACTTAAAACCAAGATAAAACCTTAA
- a CDS encoding conserved hypothetical protein (Evidence 4 : Unknown function but conserved in other organisms) has product MDKIYCAFLRGVNVKGTNMKMSEVISVFENSGMRNTASVLASGNIVFFSDLQKDILRKKLEKAMSEYFSYDAFLFIKSAEKIQQMLDSNPFIPDENSHIYVFITENGFEVELLNRFTTVKKSVNEKAKIVNNIFYWQVSKGSTLDGEFSKILGQKSLKNKFTSRNINTIEKVWKKMNV; this is encoded by the coding sequence ATGGATAAAATTTATTGTGCTTTTCTTCGCGGTGTAAACGTAAAGGGTACAAATATGAAAATGTCGGAGGTAATTTCGGTATTTGAAAATAGCGGAATGAGAAACACAGCCTCTGTTTTGGCAAGTGGAAATATTGTGTTTTTTTCTGATTTACAAAAAGATATTTTGAGAAAAAAGTTAGAAAAAGCAATGTCTGAATATTTTTCGTATGATGCTTTTTTATTTATAAAATCAGCGGAAAAAATACAGCAAATGCTTGATTCCAATCCTTTTATACCGGATGAAAATTCTCATATCTACGTATTTATAACCGAAAATGGATTTGAAGTTGAACTTCTCAATCGATTTACAACCGTAAAAAAATCTGTAAATGAGAAAGCCAAAATTGTAAACAATATTTTTTATTGGCAAGTATCCAAAGGAAGTACACTTGACGGTGAATTTTCAAAAATTCTCGGACAAAAATCGTTGAAAAATAAATTTACTTCCCGCAATATAAATACAATTGAAAAAGTTTGGAAAAAAATGAATGTGTAA